A section of the Jannaschia sp. S6380 genome encodes:
- the pepN gene encoding aminopeptidase N, which translates to MRDATPGQDQSVHLKDYAPVPVTVTHVDLHFRLDPLATRVQARLTCERRGPGAMVLNGEDLETVSLAIDGTPLGADAYTLDGDTLTLHETPDAFLLETEVTIAPETNKALSGLYMSNGMYCTQCEAEGFRRITWMLDRPDVMATYDVEIDADLPVLLSNGDEVGQGRWHDPWPKPTYLFALVAGNLVATSDSFTTMEGREVALNIWVRPGDEGRTAYAMDSLKRSMAWDERVYGRAYDLSVFNIVAVDDFNMGAMENKGLNIFNSRYVLASPETATDADYANIERIVAHEYFHNWTGNRITCRDWFQLCLKEGLTVFRDQQFSQDERGAAVQRIGDVMALRARQFREDAGPLAHPVRPESFVEINNFYTSTIYEKGAEVIGMLRTFVGAEGYDAGVALYFQRHDGDAATIEDWLRCFEEATGRDLSQFKLWYSQAGTPRVKVEEHWDGSTYRIELAQHVPDTPGQTDRAPMVIPLAFGLLDASGAEIRATEVHALTKVTDSLSFDLPARPVLSILRGFSAPVILGFEQSDADRLTLLAHDTDPFARWEAGRALAKDRLMRALTQDAPFDDAWLDAVATLATDDTAAPAFRALALALPSEEDLAGSLHVAGVVPDPDRIYAMRRSAQLAIAERLSPAMSDLRAACTTPGPYDPCAEDAGKRALSGRLLGLRTLIDGGEAARAAYAAADNMTDRMAAFACLLEANDDEIAAAFEADWKHDRLVMDKWFTAQVIHAAPRDAVAVAERLVRHPDFDASNPNRFRAVVGALAAGNPAGFHNPSGAGYAFLARHLLALDPVNPQTAARLSQAFDTWRRYDADRQALIETELKRMAGTEGLSRDLDEMVGRMLP; encoded by the coding sequence ATGCGCGATGCCACCCCCGGCCAGGACCAGAGCGTCCATCTGAAGGATTACGCCCCGGTTCCGGTGACCGTCACCCATGTCGACCTGCATTTCCGCTTGGATCCGCTGGCGACGCGCGTGCAGGCACGCCTGACCTGCGAGCGGCGCGGACCCGGCGCCATGGTGCTGAACGGCGAGGATCTGGAAACCGTCTCGCTCGCCATCGACGGGACGCCGCTGGGGGCGGATGCCTACACGCTCGATGGCGACACGCTGACTTTGCACGAGACACCCGACGCATTCCTTCTTGAAACCGAGGTGACGATCGCGCCCGAGACCAACAAGGCGCTGTCCGGCCTCTACATGTCGAACGGCATGTACTGCACCCAATGCGAAGCCGAAGGCTTTCGCCGCATCACCTGGATGCTCGACCGGCCCGACGTGATGGCGACCTATGACGTCGAGATCGACGCCGACCTGCCCGTCCTGCTGTCCAACGGGGACGAGGTCGGCCAAGGCCGGTGGCACGACCCCTGGCCCAAGCCGACCTATCTCTTCGCACTCGTGGCCGGAAACCTGGTGGCGACATCGGACAGCTTCACCACGATGGAGGGGCGAGAGGTGGCGCTGAACATCTGGGTCAGGCCGGGCGACGAGGGGCGGACGGCCTATGCGATGGACAGTTTGAAGCGGTCGATGGCGTGGGACGAGCGGGTCTATGGCCGCGCCTATGACCTCTCGGTGTTCAACATCGTCGCCGTCGACGACTTCAACATGGGCGCGATGGAAAACAAGGGGCTGAACATATTCAATTCCCGCTACGTCCTGGCCTCGCCGGAAACGGCGACGGACGCCGATTACGCCAATATCGAGCGGATCGTGGCGCATGAGTATTTCCACAACTGGACCGGCAACCGGATCACCTGTCGCGATTGGTTCCAGCTTTGCCTGAAGGAAGGGCTGACCGTCTTCCGCGACCAGCAGTTCAGCCAGGACGAACGCGGGGCCGCCGTTCAGCGGATCGGCGATGTGATGGCCCTGCGCGCAAGGCAGTTCCGCGAGGATGCGGGACCGCTCGCGCATCCCGTCCGGCCCGAGAGCTTCGTCGAGATCAACAACTTCTATACCTCCACCATCTACGAAAAGGGCGCCGAGGTCATCGGAATGCTGCGCACGTTTGTCGGGGCAGAAGGCTACGACGCGGGCGTCGCGCTCTATTTTCAGCGGCATGACGGCGACGCGGCCACGATCGAGGATTGGCTGCGCTGCTTCGAGGAGGCGACGGGCCGCGACCTGTCGCAGTTCAAGCTGTGGTACAGCCAGGCCGGCACGCCCCGCGTGAAGGTCGAGGAGCATTGGGACGGATCGACCTATCGCATCGAACTGGCACAGCACGTGCCGGACACACCGGGACAGACGGACAGGGCGCCGATGGTCATCCCGCTGGCTTTCGGGCTGCTGGATGCAAGCGGGGCCGAAATCCGGGCGACCGAAGTGCATGCGTTGACGAAGGTCACCGACAGCCTGTCCTTCGACCTGCCCGCACGGCCGGTCCTGTCGATCCTGCGCGGCTTCTCGGCGCCGGTGATCCTGGGGTTCGAGCAATCCGACGCGGACCGCCTGACGCTGCTGGCGCATGACACCGATCCCTTCGCGCGGTGGGAAGCGGGGCGCGCGCTGGCGAAGGACAGGCTGATGCGCGCGCTGACCCAGGACGCGCCTTTCGACGACGCGTGGCTGGACGCCGTCGCGACACTGGCCACCGACGACACGGCCGCGCCGGCGTTCCGCGCGCTGGCCCTGGCCCTGCCGTCCGAGGAGGATCTGGCCGGTTCGCTGCATGTCGCGGGCGTCGTGCCCGACCCCGACCGGATCTATGCCATGCGGCGGTCGGCGCAGCTTGCCATCGCCGAGCGGCTTTCACCGGCAATGTCCGACCTGCGCGCCGCCTGCACAACGCCCGGGCCCTACGACCCCTGCGCGGAAGATGCGGGCAAGCGCGCGCTGTCCGGGCGTCTGCTGGGCCTGCGGACCCTGATCGACGGAGGCGAGGCGGCGCGCGCGGCCTACGCCGCGGCGGACAACATGACCGATCGGATGGCGGCCTTCGCCTGCCTGCTGGAGGCGAACGACGACGAGATCGCCGCCGCATTCGAGGCAGACTGGAAGCACGACCGCCTCGTGATGGACAAGTGGTTCACCGCGCAGGTGATCCACGCCGCACCCCGCGATGCCGTCGCCGTGGCCGAGCGTCTGGTGCGCCACCCGGATTTCGATGCGTCGAACCCCAATCGCTTTCGCGCGGTGGTCGGCGCGCTGGCCGCGGGCAACCCGGCCGGATTCCACAACCCCAGCGGCGCGGGCTACGCCTTTCTGGCCCGCCATCTGCTCGCACTCGACCCGGTCAACCCACAGACCGCCGCGCGCCTGTCGCAGGCGTTCGACACATGGCGGCGCTACGACGCCGACCGCCAGGCGCTGATCGAGACGGAGCTGAAGCGGATGGCTGGAACCGAAGGACTCAGCCGTGATCTGGACGAGATGGTGGGGCGCATGCTGCCATGA
- a CDS encoding DUF2256 domain-containing protein encodes MPKMTRKADLAHKICATCGRPFAWRRKWAKVWAEVRYCSDRCRAAKGGKKA; translated from the coding sequence ATGCCCAAAATGACGCGAAAGGCGGATCTGGCGCACAAGATCTGCGCGACCTGCGGACGTCCGTTCGCATGGCGGCGCAAATGGGCGAAGGTGTGGGCCGAGGTCCGATATTGTTCGGACCGATGCCGCGCGGCTAAGGGCGGTAAGAAAGCCTGA
- a CDS encoding 1-acyl-sn-glycerol-3-phosphate acyltransferase, which produces MRDRLDPMIAERAPWLFRPTFAARGARLVLDRLLAYERSVEIGTHYVDLDVPTIMADLARRIARRVSATGLENVPVGGPALLVANHPTGIADGIILHDLLRQRRADAFYYANSDILRVLPQFEEIIVPVEWRESRRTVTKTRETMQLTRKALDRGRLGVIFPSGRLAKRRGLRLHERPWMASAAMIARKFELPVIPVHIRARNSAMFYAFDAIHPTLRDITLFHETLNKDVQPYHITFGRPLDGAALPRDANAGIEVLREATLRLGSERHGEIKLTDTRPAWRRWGARTA; this is translated from the coding sequence ATGCGCGACCGTCTCGACCCCATGATCGCGGAACGGGCCCCCTGGCTCTTCCGCCCCACATTTGCCGCCAGGGGTGCGCGGCTGGTCCTGGATCGGCTGCTCGCCTATGAACGCTCGGTCGAGATCGGGACGCACTACGTCGATCTGGACGTGCCGACGATCATGGCGGACCTTGCGCGCCGCATCGCCCGCCGGGTCAGCGCCACGGGACTTGAGAACGTGCCGGTCGGCGGACCGGCGCTTCTGGTGGCGAATCATCCGACGGGGATCGCGGACGGGATCATTCTCCACGACCTCCTGAGACAGCGGCGTGCAGACGCGTTCTATTACGCCAACAGCGACATCCTGCGTGTGCTGCCGCAGTTCGAAGAAATCATCGTGCCCGTCGAGTGGCGCGAGTCGAGACGCACGGTCACCAAGACGCGCGAGACGATGCAGCTGACGCGGAAGGCGCTGGATCGCGGGCGCCTCGGCGTGATCTTCCCGTCCGGGCGCCTGGCAAAGCGCCGTGGCCTGCGTTTGCACGAACGTCCGTGGATGGCCAGCGCCGCGATGATCGCGCGAAAGTTTGAACTGCCGGTGATCCCGGTCCATATCCGGGCCCGCAATTCGGCGATGTTCTATGCGTTCGACGCGATCCATCCGACGCTGCGTGACATCACCCTGTTCCACGAAACGCTGAACAAGGACGTCCAACCCTATCACATCACCTTCGGTCGCCCGCTGGACGGCGCCGCGCTGCCCCGCGACGCGAATGCCGGAATCGAGGTGCTGCGCGAGGCGACGCTGCGCCTGGGGTCGGAGCGTCACGGCGAGATCAAGCTTACGGACACGCGCCCGGCCTGGCGCCGCTGGGGCGCGCGCACGGCCTGA
- the lipB gene encoding lipoyl(octanoyl) transferase LipB translates to MHPEWITSDMPVPYPVALAEMEARVAAIRAGDANEAIWLLEHPPLYTAGTSADPADLKDPDRFDVFEARRGGQYTYHGPGQRVIYVMLDVAARGRDIRAFIVTLERWVIAALAEFGLRGEIRNGRVGVWIARPDLPPLPDGTPREDKIAAIGIRLSKWVSFHGISINVEPDLSHFDGIVPCGIAGHGVTSLVDLGLPVTIGDLDAALRRTSPFGSGAPGR, encoded by the coding sequence ATGCACCCCGAGTGGATCACGTCGGACATGCCCGTCCCCTATCCCGTCGCCCTGGCCGAAATGGAGGCGCGGGTCGCCGCTATCCGTGCCGGCGATGCGAACGAGGCGATCTGGCTGCTGGAGCATCCGCCACTCTACACGGCCGGCACCTCGGCCGACCCGGCGGACCTGAAGGACCCGGACCGCTTCGACGTGTTCGAGGCCCGGCGCGGCGGACAATACACCTATCACGGGCCGGGGCAGCGGGTGATCTACGTGATGCTGGACGTCGCCGCGCGCGGCCGCGACATACGCGCCTTCATCGTGACACTGGAGCGCTGGGTCATCGCGGCCCTGGCCGAATTCGGCCTGCGCGGCGAGATCCGGAACGGTCGCGTGGGCGTCTGGATCGCCCGGCCCGACCTGCCGCCCCTGCCCGACGGCACCCCGCGCGAGGACAAGATCGCCGCCATCGGCATCCGGCTGTCGAAATGGGTCAGCTTCCACGGCATCAGCATCAACGTGGAGCCCGACCTGTCCCATTTCGACGGCATCGTCCCCTGCGGTATCGCGGGGCATGGCGTCACCTCGCTGGTGGATCTGGGCCTGCCGGTCACGATCGGCGATCTGGATGCGGCCCTGCGGCGAACCTCGCCTTTCGGGTCGGGCGCGCCGGGCCGCTAG
- a CDS encoding SDR family oxidoreductase, whose protein sequence is MTRRTLLITGASSGIGAATALMAAPDHDLALHWNANATGIEDVAAQARRAGARVTTIRADLSDPAHVEDLFAAFDRDHDRLDGLINNAGVVDAAAPVVDFTADRVARMVAINLTAPILVAAGAAARMARGGAIVNISSAAARFGSPGQYVDYAATKGGLEVFSKGLAQELAPRGIRVNAVRPGIIATDIHAKGGQPDRIDRLGPTVPMGRAGTAEEVAHAILWLLGDQASYVTDTVLDVSGGR, encoded by the coding sequence ATGACCCGTCGGACCTTACTGATCACCGGCGCATCGTCGGGCATCGGGGCGGCCACCGCCCTGATGGCGGCGCCGGATCATGATCTGGCACTGCACTGGAACGCGAACGCCACCGGCATCGAGGACGTCGCCGCGCAGGCGCGGCGGGCCGGCGCCCGCGTCACCACGATCCGCGCCGACTTGTCGGACCCCGCCCATGTCGAGGACCTGTTCGCGGCGTTCGATCGCGACCACGACCGGCTGGACGGTCTGATCAACAACGCGGGCGTGGTCGATGCCGCGGCGCCCGTTGTCGACTTTACCGCCGACCGCGTGGCGCGCATGGTCGCCATCAACCTGACCGCCCCGATTTTGGTCGCCGCCGGGGCCGCCGCCCGCATGGCCCGGGGCGGGGCGATCGTGAACATCTCATCGGCTGCGGCACGGTTCGGAAGCCCGGGGCAATATGTCGACTACGCCGCGACGAAGGGCGGGTTGGAAGTGTTCTCGAAAGGGCTGGCGCAGGAACTGGCGCCGCGTGGCATCCGGGTGAACGCCGTGCGGCCGGGCATCATCGCGACCGACATCCACGCCAAGGGCGGGCAGCCCGACCGGATCGACCGCCTGGGCCCGACCGTGCCGATGGGGCGTGCCGGCACCGCCGAAGAGGTGGCGCACGCGATCCTGTGGCTGCTGGGCGATCAGGCCTCCTATGTCACGGACACGGTCCTCGACGTGTCCGGTGGGCGCTGA